A stretch of Paracoccus sp. N5 DNA encodes these proteins:
- a CDS encoding CbiX/SirB N-terminal domain-containing protein produces MPRALIVAHGQPGDPGPQQAAIEALAARIPLPGVTIRGATLAMPGALDGAEDDMLVYPLFMAAGWFTRSELPRRLARAGAPKARILPPFGADPGLPALARRLLSAAAAAQGWALNETHILLAAHGSGRSRAPAEAARQMAADLAPLTVTCGFIEEPPRLAEAARALPARTLCLPLFATSAGHVTEDLPQALAEAGFRGITLPAIGLAPEVPEMIAASIRAALAERP; encoded by the coding sequence GTGCCTAGGGCGCTCATCGTCGCCCACGGCCAGCCCGGCGACCCCGGCCCGCAGCAAGCCGCCATCGAGGCGCTGGCCGCCCGCATCCCGCTGCCCGGGGTGACCATCCGGGGCGCCACGCTGGCCATGCCCGGCGCGCTGGACGGGGCCGAGGACGACATGCTGGTCTATCCGCTGTTCATGGCGGCGGGCTGGTTCACCCGCAGCGAACTGCCGCGCCGCCTGGCCCGGGCCGGCGCCCCGAAGGCCCGCATCCTGCCGCCCTTCGGCGCCGACCCCGGCCTGCCCGCGCTCGCCCGCCGCCTGCTCTCGGCGGCAGCCGCCGCGCAAGGCTGGGCCTTGAACGAAACCCACATCCTGCTCGCCGCCCATGGCTCCGGCCGCTCGCGCGCCCCGGCCGAGGCGGCGCGCCAGATGGCCGCCGACCTCGCGCCCCTGACCGTCACCTGCGGCTTCATCGAGGAACCGCCCCGCCTCGCCGAGGCCGCCCGCGCCCTGCCCGCGCGCACGCTCTGCCTGCCGCTCTTCGCCACCAGCGCCGGGCACGTCACCGAGGACCTGCCCCAGGCGCTGGCCGAGGCCGGCTTCCGCGGCATCACCCTGCCCGCCATCGGCCTTGCCCCCGAAGTGCCGGAAATGATCGCCGCCAGCATCAGGGCCGCCCTTGCCGAGCGGCCCTGA
- a CDS encoding DUF4202 domain-containing protein, which produces MTRLQTAFDAIDQANAADPHLQDGEPRELLYGQRMTAEQRALYPDASEPLQIACRGQHVERWLLPRDAYPMDRPGYLAWRTEQGRRHAARVAGIMQAAGYDPESIAQAEKMLTKQGIKRDPEVQALEDVACFTFIRWYLGPFAETRDAEELQRIVEKTARKMSPQARSIALTEFAIPEPFAAAFRA; this is translated from the coding sequence ATGACCCGCCTTCAGACCGCTTTCGACGCCATCGACCAGGCCAATGCCGCCGACCCGCATCTCCAGGACGGCGAGCCCCGCGAACTCCTCTATGGCCAGCGCATGACGGCCGAGCAGCGGGCGCTTTACCCCGACGCCTCCGAGCCCCTGCAGATCGCCTGCCGCGGCCAGCATGTCGAACGCTGGCTGCTGCCGCGCGACGCCTATCCGATGGACCGGCCCGGCTACCTGGCCTGGCGCACCGAACAGGGCCGGCGCCACGCCGCCCGCGTGGCCGGGATCATGCAGGCGGCGGGCTATGATCCCGAATCCATCGCCCAGGCCGAGAAGATGCTGACGAAACAGGGCATCAAGCGCGACCCCGAGGTGCAGGCGCTCGAGGACGTGGCCTGCTTCACCTTCATCCGCTGGTATCTCGGCCCCTTCGCCGAAACCCGCGACGCCGAGGAATTGCAGCGCATCGTCGAAAAGACCGCGCGCAAGATGTCGCCGCAGGCGCGCAGCATCGCGCTGACCGAATTCGCCATCCCCGAACCCTTCGCCGCCGCCTTCCGTGCCTAG
- a CDS encoding NnrU family protein: MEWLEFALALAAFLGSHVIPARLRGPLVARFGKRAYVMGYSLLSLALLYWLIVAAGRAPFVEIWPQWPWTRWLANIAMPVAVLAALVGGMGGLMLGFSLWGGAHLLANGDLAHVILFGLLLGYAVLGLAMMRRLLVWRLAWWRLAAVPLVWIALYHLHPLVIGVNPAP; the protein is encoded by the coding sequence ATGGAATGGTTGGAATTCGCCCTGGCGCTCGCCGCTTTTCTGGGCTCGCATGTCATCCCGGCGCGTCTGCGCGGGCCCTTGGTCGCGCGCTTTGGCAAGCGGGCCTATGTCATGGGCTACAGCCTGCTGTCGCTGGCGCTGCTTTACTGGCTGATCGTGGCGGCGGGGCGGGCGCCCTTCGTCGAGATCTGGCCGCAATGGCCCTGGACGCGCTGGCTGGCGAACATCGCCATGCCCGTCGCGGTGCTGGCGGCGCTGGTCGGCGGCATGGGCGGGCTGATGCTGGGGTTCTCGCTGTGGGGCGGGGCGCATCTGCTGGCCAATGGCGACCTGGCGCATGTGATCCTGTTCGGGCTCCTGCTGGGCTATGCGGTGCTGGGGCTGGCGATGATGCGGCGGCTTCTGGTCTGGCGGCTGGCGTGGTGGCGGCTGGCGGCGGTGCCGCTGGTCTGGATCGCGCTCTATCACCTGCACCCGCTGGTCATCGGGGTCAATCCGGCACCCTGA
- a CDS encoding FAD-dependent oxidoreductase, whose amino-acid sequence MASEITVAGAGIYGLACAWELARRGQPVRVVEIARIGAGASGGTVGALAPHAPENWNDKKQVQLDALAGAETWWAEVARAGGVDPGYARTGRIQPVAPGTEARMAERIAAARRHWPAWATMQITDAPQGPLVPPSGTGLWLVDRLTARISPRRAGAALAAAIRARGGIIEEGASTEGPAIWATGWTGLAPFGGGGVKGQSALLAFAAPEAPQVFAEGLHIVPHADGTVAVGSTSERDVTDLGTDAQLQALIDKARALCPALADAPVVDRWAGIRPRALSRAPLLGPWPGRPGHYVANGGFKIGIAMAPACAAMLADLILDGQDRIPEGFRVPD is encoded by the coding sequence ATGGCAAGCGAAATCACGGTGGCGGGCGCGGGGATCTATGGCCTCGCCTGCGCATGGGAGCTGGCGCGGCGCGGCCAGCCGGTGCGCGTGGTCGAGATCGCCCGCATCGGCGCCGGCGCCTCGGGCGGCACGGTGGGCGCGCTGGCCCCGCATGCGCCGGAAAACTGGAACGACAAGAAGCAGGTGCAGCTGGACGCGCTGGCCGGCGCCGAGACCTGGTGGGCCGAGGTGGCCCGGGCCGGCGGCGTGGATCCCGGCTATGCCCGCACCGGCCGCATCCAGCCCGTCGCCCCGGGGACCGAGGCGCGCATGGCCGAGCGCATCGCCGCTGCCCGCCGCCATTGGCCGGCCTGGGCAACGATGCAGATCACCGATGCGCCGCAGGGTCCGCTGGTGCCGCCGTCCGGGACCGGGCTGTGGCTGGTCGACCGGCTGACGGCGCGCATCAGCCCGCGCCGGGCCGGGGCGGCGCTGGCCGCCGCGATTCGCGCGCGCGGCGGCATCATCGAGGAAGGCGCCAGCACCGAGGGCCCGGCGATCTGGGCCACCGGCTGGACCGGGCTGGCGCCCTTCGGCGGCGGCGGCGTCAAGGGCCAGTCGGCGCTGCTGGCCTTCGCCGCCCCCGAGGCGCCGCAGGTCTTTGCCGAGGGGCTGCATATCGTGCCCCATGCCGACGGCACGGTGGCGGTCGGCTCGACCTCGGAACGCGACGTGACCGACCTTGGCACCGATGCGCAGCTTCAGGCGCTGATCGACAAGGCCCGGGCGCTGTGCCCGGCGCTGGCCGATGCGCCGGTGGTGGACCGCTGGGCCGGCATCCGGCCGCGCGCGCTGTCCCGGGCGCCGCTCCTGGGGCCATGGCCCGGCCGGCCGGGGCATTATGTCGCCAATGGCGGCTTCAAGATCGGCATCGCCATGGCGCCGGCCTGCGCGGCGATGCTCGCGGACCTGATCCTCGACGGGCAGGACCGCATCCCCGAGGGGTTCAGGGTGCCGGATTGA
- the mnmD gene encoding tRNA (5-methylaminomethyl-2-thiouridine)(34)-methyltransferase MnmD, with translation MSDPDQSAALAWREGGIPVSTRFDDPYFSLNGGLEETRHVFLAGNDLPARLVPGFHVAELGFGTGLNLLALAQVATVPVRFTSFEAFPMALDELARAHAAFPELAPLAEALRTGWPARRFQVGPVSAEIIVGDARAALPAWPGRADAWFLDGFSPAKNPELWGEPLMAEVARHTAPGGTFATYTAAGHVRRALAAAGFAVSRAPGFAGKRHMSRGRL, from the coding sequence ATGAGCGATCCCGACCAGAGCGCGGCGCTGGCATGGCGCGAGGGCGGCATCCCGGTCTCGACCCGCTTCGACGACCCGTATTTCAGCCTGAACGGCGGGCTCGAGGAAACCCGGCATGTCTTCCTGGCCGGAAACGACCTGCCGGCGCGGCTGGTGCCCGGCTTTCACGTCGCCGAACTGGGCTTCGGCACCGGGCTGAACCTGCTGGCGCTGGCGCAGGTGGCGACGGTCCCGGTCCGCTTCACCAGTTTCGAGGCCTTCCCGATGGCGCTGGACGAACTGGCCCGCGCCCATGCCGCCTTTCCCGAACTGGCGCCGCTAGCCGAGGCCCTGCGCACCGGCTGGCCCGCCCGGCGCTTCCAGGTCGGCCCCGTCAGCGCCGAGATCATCGTCGGCGATGCGCGCGCCGCGCTGCCCGCCTGGCCGGGCCGGGCGGATGCCTGGTTCCTCGACGGCTTTTCGCCGGCGAAGAACCCCGAGCTTTGGGGCGAGCCGCTGATGGCCGAGGTCGCCCGCCATACCGCGCCGGGCGGCACATTCGCGACCTATACCGCCGCCGGCCATGTCCGCCGGGCGCTGGCGGCGGCGGGCTTCGCGGTCAGCCGCGCGCCGGGCTTTGCCGGCAAGCGCCACATGAGCCGGGGCCGGCTCTAG
- a CDS encoding rhomboid family intramembrane serine protease, with the protein MFPIRDHNPSERTPHVTYGLIVLNLALFLLTMPWAGGQVGLWDRLALYPVAITHGAWLWGLVTHMFLHAGIMHIAGNMLFLWVFGDNLEDQMGPLGFLGFYLACGLAAAAGQIAADPGSGVPMVGASGAIAGVMGGYLLMFPRARVDVIAIIIVIIRRFTIPAWVLLLAWFGIQLVSGAIGTEDGVAYVAHAGGFLAGIVLALPLFLRRGGPAFWRRTHGRPPHAALEFPPSRIPQVRR; encoded by the coding sequence ATGTTCCCGATCCGCGACCACAACCCCTCCGAGCGCACGCCGCATGTCACCTATGGGCTGATCGTCCTGAACCTCGCGCTGTTCCTGCTGACCATGCCCTGGGCGGGCGGCCAGGTCGGGCTCTGGGACCGGCTGGCGCTCTATCCGGTGGCGATCACGCATGGCGCATGGCTGTGGGGTCTGGTGACGCATATGTTCCTGCATGCCGGCATCATGCATATCGCCGGCAACATGCTGTTCCTGTGGGTCTTCGGCGACAATCTCGAGGACCAGATGGGCCCCCTGGGCTTTCTGGGCTTCTACCTGGCCTGCGGGCTGGCGGCGGCGGCGGGTCAGATCGCCGCGGATCCCGGCAGCGGCGTGCCCATGGTCGGGGCCTCGGGCGCCATCGCCGGGGTGATGGGCGGCTATCTCCTGATGTTCCCGCGCGCCCGGGTCGATGTCATCGCCATCATCATCGTCATCATCCGCCGCTTTACCATTCCCGCCTGGGTGCTGCTGCTGGCCTGGTTCGGCATCCAGCTGGTCTCGGGCGCCATCGGCACCGAGGACGGCGTCGCCTATGTCGCCCATGCCGGGGGCTTCCTCGCCGGCATCGTGCTGGCGCTACCGCTGTTCCTGCGCCGCGGCGGCCCCGCCTTCTGGCGCCGCACCCACGGCCGGCCGCCGCATGCGGCGCTGGAGTTTCCGCCCTCGCGCATCCCGCAGGTGCGCCGCTAG
- a CDS encoding 4-aminobutyrate--2-oxoglutarate transaminase, whose amino-acid sequence MTSLTDRKNAAISRGVGMTTQVYAERAENAEIWDKDGNRYIDFAAGIAVVNTGHRHPKVIAAVKEQLDRFTHTCHQVVPYENYVALAERLNALVPGKGPKKTAFYTTGAEAVENAIKIARHHTGRAGVIAFSGGFHGRTFLGMSLTGKVQPYKAGFGPMMNDIWHLPFPNSTHGVTAEDALAALDRLFKSDIDPARVAAIIIEPVQGEGGFYEAPAGFIQRLRQICDQYSILLIADEVQTGFARTGKLFAMEHHGVAADLTTMAKGLGGGLPISAVTGRAEVMDSPQPGGLGGTYAGNPLAVAAAHAVLDVIEEEQLCDRATRLGQRLKQRLAGLAEAVPEIVDIRGPGFMNAVEFNITGSDKPNPELTNRVREEALKRNLILLTCGVYGNVIRFLAPLTIPDAVFDEALDIIEDSIRAARG is encoded by the coding sequence ATGACCAGCCTGACCGACCGCAAGAACGCCGCCATCTCGCGCGGCGTCGGCATGACCACGCAGGTCTATGCCGAGCGCGCCGAAAACGCCGAGATCTGGGACAAGGACGGCAATCGCTACATCGACTTCGCCGCCGGCATCGCGGTCGTGAACACCGGCCACCGCCACCCGAAGGTGATCGCGGCGGTCAAGGAGCAGCTCGACCGCTTCACCCATACCTGCCACCAGGTCGTGCCCTACGAGAATTACGTCGCCCTGGCCGAGCGGCTGAACGCGCTGGTTCCCGGCAAGGGGCCCAAGAAGACCGCCTTCTACACCACCGGCGCCGAGGCGGTGGAAAACGCCATCAAGATCGCCCGCCACCATACCGGCCGGGCCGGGGTGATCGCCTTTTCCGGCGGCTTCCACGGCCGCACCTTCCTCGGCATGTCGCTGACCGGCAAGGTCCAGCCCTACAAGGCCGGGTTCGGGCCGATGATGAACGACATCTGGCACCTGCCCTTTCCGAACAGCACCCATGGCGTGACGGCCGAGGACGCGCTGGCGGCCTTGGACCGGCTGTTCAAATCCGACATCGACCCGGCGCGGGTCGCGGCGATCATCATCGAGCCGGTGCAGGGCGAGGGCGGCTTCTACGAGGCGCCGGCGGGCTTCATCCAGCGCCTGCGCCAGATCTGCGACCAGTATTCGATCCTCTTGATCGCGGACGAGGTGCAGACCGGCTTTGCCCGCACCGGCAAGCTGTTCGCCATGGAGCACCATGGCGTCGCGGCCGATCTCACCACCATGGCCAAGGGCCTGGGCGGCGGGCTGCCGATCAGCGCCGTCACCGGCCGGGCCGAAGTGATGGACAGCCCGCAGCCCGGCGGCCTGGGCGGCACCTATGCCGGCAATCCGCTGGCCGTCGCGGCCGCCCATGCGGTGCTGGACGTGATCGAGGAGGAGCAGCTTTGCGACCGCGCCACCCGGCTCGGCCAGCGACTGAAGCAGCGCCTGGCCGGCCTGGCCGAGGCGGTGCCCGAGATCGTCGACATTCGCGGCCCCGGCTTCATGAACGCGGTCGAGTTCAACATCACCGGCAGCGACAAGCCCAACCCCGAACTGACCAACCGGGTGCGCGAGGAGGCGCTGAAGCGCAACCTGATCCTCTTGACCTGCGGCGTCTATGGCAACGTGATCCGCTTCCTGGCGCCGCTGACCATCCCCGACGCGGTCTTCGACGAGGCGCTGGACATCATCGAGGATTCGATCCGCGCCGCCCGCGGCTGA
- a CDS encoding acetyl-CoA carboxylase carboxyltransferase subunit alpha yields MTYLEFEKPLADLEGKAEELRVLARKGEGVDLEKEAAALDKKAGDMLRDLYRQLDPWRKTQVARHPERPHCRDYIEQLFTEYTPLAGDRAFGEDHAVMGGLARFRDKPCVVIGHEKGNDTKTRITHNFGMARPEGYRKAIRLMDMADRFRLPVITLVDTPGAYPGKGAEERGQSEAIARSTEKCLQIGVPLVSVIIGEGGSGGAVAFATANRIAMLEHSIYSVISPEGCASILWKDAEKMREAATALKLTAQDLKKLGVIDQIIAEPLGGAQRAPQDAMAAVGDAIAAMLAELDGKKPAELVKDRRQKFLQMGSKALA; encoded by the coding sequence ATGACCTATCTCGAGTTCGAAAAGCCCCTCGCCGACCTGGAGGGCAAGGCCGAGGAGTTGCGGGTGCTGGCCCGCAAGGGCGAAGGCGTCGATCTCGAGAAAGAGGCCGCGGCGCTCGACAAGAAGGCCGGCGACATGCTGCGTGACCTCTATCGCCAGCTCGATCCCTGGCGCAAGACCCAGGTCGCCCGCCACCCCGAACGCCCGCATTGCCGCGACTATATCGAGCAGCTCTTCACCGAATACACGCCCTTGGCCGGCGACCGCGCCTTTGGCGAGGATCACGCCGTCATGGGCGGCCTCGCCCGCTTCCGTGACAAGCCCTGCGTGGTGATCGGCCATGAAAAGGGCAACGACACCAAGACCCGCATCACCCATAATTTCGGCATGGCCCGGCCCGAGGGCTATCGCAAGGCGATCCGGCTGATGGACATGGCCGACCGCTTCCGCCTGCCGGTCATCACCCTGGTCGACACGCCCGGCGCCTATCCCGGCAAGGGCGCCGAGGAACGCGGCCAGTCCGAGGCCATCGCGCGCTCGACCGAGAAATGCCTGCAGATCGGCGTGCCGCTGGTCTCGGTCATCATCGGCGAGGGCGGTTCGGGCGGCGCCGTGGCCTTCGCCACCGCGAACCGCATCGCCATGCTGGAACATTCGATCTATTCGGTGATCTCGCCCGAGGGCTGCGCCTCGATCCTGTGGAAGGATGCCGAGAAGATGCGCGAGGCCGCCACGGCGCTGAAGCTGACGGCGCAGGACCTGAAGAAACTGGGCGTGATCGACCAGATCATCGCCGAGCCGCTGGGCGGCGCCCAGCGCGCGCCCCAGGACGCCATGGCCGCGGTGGGCGACGCCATCGCCGCCATGCTGGCCGAGCTCGACGGCAAGAAGCCGGCCGAGCTGGTCAAGGACCGGCGGCAGAAGTTCCTGCAGATGGGCTCCAAGGCGCTGGCCTGA
- a CDS encoding molybdenum cofactor biosynthesis protein MoaE: MTARVQSEPFDLGTELSGFGTGAGAIVTFSGLVRDEGGRLVALEIEHYPGMTEKALAAYGAEAAQRFGLSDWRVIHRHGRLAVGEPIMMVATAARHRQAAFAAAEYLMDWLKSRAPFWKREIGPDGAGAWVEARSEDEDALSRW, from the coding sequence ATGACCGCCCGGGTGCAAAGCGAGCCCTTCGACCTCGGCACCGAACTCTCGGGCTTCGGCACCGGCGCCGGCGCCATCGTGACCTTCTCGGGCCTGGTGCGCGACGAGGGCGGCCGGCTGGTCGCGCTGGAGATCGAGCATTATCCCGGCATGACCGAAAAGGCGCTGGCCGCCTATGGCGCCGAGGCGGCGCAGCGTTTCGGCCTGTCGGACTGGCGCGTGATCCACCGCCATGGCCGGTTGGCGGTGGGCGAGCCGATCATGATGGTCGCGACCGCCGCCCGCCACCGCCAGGCCGCCTTCGCGGCGGCGGAATACCTGATGGACTGGCTGAAGTCGCGCGCCCCGTTCTGGAAGCGCGAGATCGGCCCCGACGGTGCCGGCGCTTGGGTCGAGGCCCGGTCCGAGGACGAGGACGCGCTGTCGCGGTGGTGA
- the moaD gene encoding molybdopterin converting factor subunit 1, which produces MDVLYFAWLRERIGQPRERIETRAATVRELVAELVALDEWHAAALSDLAAVRVALDQELADLDAPLAGAREVAFFPPMTGG; this is translated from the coding sequence ATTGACGTGCTCTATTTCGCCTGGCTGCGCGAACGCATCGGCCAGCCGCGCGAGCGGATCGAGACCCGCGCCGCCACCGTGCGCGAGCTGGTGGCCGAGCTGGTGGCGCTGGACGAATGGCACGCCGCCGCGCTGTCGGACCTGGCGGCGGTGCGCGTCGCGCTGGACCAGGAACTGGCCGATCTCGACGCGCCGCTCGCCGGCGCGCGCGAGGTGGCCTTCTTTCCGCCGATGACCGGGGGCTGA